In Lacerta agilis isolate rLacAgi1 chromosome 8, rLacAgi1.pri, whole genome shotgun sequence, one genomic interval encodes:
- the MASP2 gene encoding mannan-binding lectin serine protease 2 isoform X1, with amino-acid sequence MRLCLFLFAFSHGVLSDLVHLEKMYGRIASPDFPNIYPNGKERTWNITVPPGYGIRLYFTHFNLELSYQCEYDYVKLRSGGTVLATLCGHQSTDTEEAPEDKTYHSVNNNLAVTFRSDYSNEKEFTGFEAFYAAEDIDECEQLPDSEPLCDHHCHNYLGGFYCSCKIGYRLHKDKRTCTANCVDKVLTARSGEISSPRYPNPYPKLSQCNYRIQVEDGYMVVIEFVGSFDVETHPEVECPYDILKIKTPKQEFGPFCGDTLPMKIETRSNTVNIQFTTDLSGDHTGWKIRYTTTALPCPNPEAPPNGHIYPVQEKYIMKESYNLSCDIGYALLENETIVESFMATCQKDGSWNKPMAQCIIVDCGPAEDTANGALVYVTGPDRTTYQTEIKYKCKSPYYALKAGHSGRYLCAPDGYWRDSMGNKAPPVCEPVCGVQTSNTLKRIFGGKKALPGQFPWQVLINDGQGATGGGALLYDNWILTAAHVLPDSADASSLTLKLGLLRKRSPHYHQAWAESAFVHAGFTNDGINFNNDIALIKLKDKVPINANITPICLPGQSSRFHINTTNIGVVAGWGRTEKRMQSNSLMYTELDVVDPEKCKAAYANQTLEGKQLVLTENMFCAGYEQGGRDSCSGDSGGSLVFFDAETKRWFVGGIVSWGPPECGSAELYGVYTKVINYISWIEDIISQNS; translated from the exons ATGAG ACTTTGCCTCTTCCTCTTCGCCTTTTCCCATGGGGTGCTCAGTGACCTCGTCCATCTGGAGAAAATGTATGGAAGGATTGCATCCCCCGACTTCCCGAACATATACCCCAATGGCAAGGAGAGGACGTGGAACATTACTGTGCCCCCTGGCTATGGTATCCGCCTCTACTTTACCCACTTCAATCTAGAGCTTTCCTACCAGTGTGAATATGACTATGTGAAG TTGCGTTCAGGAGGAACAGTCTTGGCCACCCTGTGCGGACATCAGAGCACAGACACCGAGGAAGCCCCAGAGGACAAGACGTACCACTCCGTCAACAACAACCTAGCTGTGACTTTCCGATCAGACTATTCCAATGAGAAAGAATTCACTGGCTTTGAGGCCTTTTATGCTGCTGAAG aCATTGATGAGTGTGAACAGCTCCCTGACAGCGAGCCACTTTGCGATCATCATTGCCACAATTACCTGGGCGGCTTCTACTGCAGCTGTAAAATCGGCTACCGTCTACACAAAGACAAAAGGACCTGTACAG CCAATTGCGTAGATAAGGTGCTGACTGCAAGATCTGGAGAGATTTCCAGTCCACGTTATCCCAACCCATATCCCAAACTCTCCCAGTGCAATTATAGGATCCAGGTGGAAGATGGATACATGGTCGTCATTGAATTTGTGGGAAGCTTTGATGTAGAGACCCACCCAGAAGTGGAATGCCCCTATGACATCCTTAAG ATCAAAACACCCAAGCAAGAATTTGGCCCATTCTGTGGGGACACCCTCCCTATGAAAATTGAAACCCGTAGCAACACCGTCAACATACAGTTCACCACGGACCTCTCTGGAGATCACACAGGATGGAAAATCAGATATACAACAACAG CATTGCCATGCCCCAACCCTGAAGCGCCACCCAATGGCCACATCTATCCAGTGCAAGAAAAATATATTATGAAAGAGTCCTACAATCTCTCCTGCGATATCGGCTACGCACTCCTGGAA AATGAGACGATTGTGGAATCCTTCATGGCGACGTGTCAAAAGGACGGTTCCTGGAACAAGCCAATGGCTCAATGCATCA TTGTTGACTGTGGTCCAGCCGAGGACACAGCAAACGGCGCACTTGTGTATGTCACAGGGCCTGATAGAACTACATACCAAACTGAGATCAAATACAAATGCAAGAGCCCCTACTATGCtctgaaagcaggacattctg GCAGGTACCTGTGCGCCCCTGATGGCTACTGGAGAGATTCCATGGGAAACAAAGCACCTCCTGTATGTGAGCCAG tttgcgGAGTCCAAACTTCAAATACTCTGAAGCGCATTTTTGGTGGAAAGAAGGCACTGCCCGGCCAGTTCCCTTGGCAAGTTCTGATTAATGATGGACAAGGAGCAACTGGGGGTGGAGCTCTTTTGTACGATAACTGGATCTTAACAGCTGCCCACGTCCTCCCAGATTCAGCAGACGCTTCATCCTTGACGCTGAAATTGGGGCTTCTAAGAAAGCGAAGCCCTCACTACCACCAGGCCTGGGCAGAATCTGCTTTTGTGCATGCAGGGTTTACCAACGATGGCATCAATTTTAACAACGATATCGCTTTGATCAAACTGAAGGACAAAGTCCCCATTAATGCAAACATCACTCCCATTTGCTTGCCAGGACAAAGCAGCAGGTTCCACATAAACACAACCAACATTGGTGTAGTAGCTGGGTGGGGGAGAACAGAGAAAAGGATGCAGTCAAACAGCCTGATGTACACTGAGCTAGATGTGGTTGATCCAGAGAAGTGTAAAGCTGCTTATGCAAACCAGACTTTGGAGGGGAAACAACTAGTGTTGACAGAAAACATGTTCTGTGCTGGATACGAACAAGGAGGAAGAGATTCCTGCAGTGGTGATAGTGGCGGGTCATTGGTGTTTTTTGATGCCGAAACAAAGAGGTGGTTTGTAGGCGGCATTGTGTCCTGGGGTCCTCCAGAGTGTGGTTCTGCAGAGCTGTATGGAGTATACACTAAAGTGATCAACTACATTTCCTGGATTGAAgacatcatttcccaaaattcttga
- the TARDBP gene encoding TAR DNA-binding protein 43 isoform X7 codes for MSEYIRVTEDENEEPIEIPSEDDGTVLLSTVTAQFPGACGLRYRNPVSQCMRGVRLVEGILHAPDNGWGNLVYVVNYPKDNKRKMDEADASSAVKVKRAVQKTSDLIVLGLPWKTTEQDLKEYFSTFGEVLMVQVKKDIKTGHSKGFGFVRFTDYETQVKVMSQRHMIDGRWCDCKLPNSKQSPDEPLRSRKVFVGRCTDDMTADELRQFFSQYGEVVDVFIPKPFRAFAFVTFADDQVAQSLCGEDLIIKGISVHISNAEPKHNSSRQLERVRYEDLI; via the exons ATGTCAGAATATATTCGGGTTACTGAAGATGAAAATGAGGAGCCCATTGAGATTCCTTCAGAGGATGATGGGACTGTCTTGCTCTCCACAGTTACTGCTCAGTTTCCAGGAGCATGTGGTCTGCGTTACAGGAACCCCGTGTCTCAGTGTATGAGAGGGGTCCGATTAGTGGAAGGAATTCTGCATGCACCAGATAATGGCTGGGGAAATCTGGTGTATGTTGTTAACTATCCCAAAG ACAACAAGAGGAAAATGGATGAGGCAGATGCCTCATCAGCTGTTAAGGTGAAAAGAGCAGTACAGAAAACATCAGATTTGATAGTTCTGGGTCTTCCGTGGAAAACAACTGAACAAGACCTGAAGGAATACTTCAGCACATTTGGAGAAGTTCTTATGGTGCAG GTTAAGAAGGACATCAAAACTGGCCACTCAAAAGGGTTTGGTTTTGTAAGATTCACTGACTATGAAACCCAGGTAAAAGTCATGTCTCAGCGCCACATGATAGATGGAAGATGGTGCGACTGCAAACTTCCAAATTCTAAG CAAAGTCCAGATGAACCTTTGCGTAGCAGGAAGGTGTTTGTTGGGCGTTGCACCGACGACATGACTGCAGATGAGCTCCGTCAGTTTTTTTCCCAGTATGGAGAAGTGGTTGATGTCTTCATCCCCAAACCCTTCAGAGCTTTTGCCTTTGTTACGTTTGCTGATGATCAG GTTGCCCAGTCCCTTTGTGGCGAGGACTTGATCATAAAAGGAATCAGCGTCCATATATCCAATGCTGAACCTAAGCATAATAGCAGTAGACAACTAGAAAGAG TACGGTATGAAGACCTCATTTAA
- the TARDBP gene encoding TAR DNA-binding protein 43 isoform X6, whose amino-acid sequence MSEYIRVTEDENEEPIEIPSEDDGTVLLSTVTAQFPGACGLRYRNPVSQCMRGVRLVEGILHAPDNGWGNLVYVVNYPKDNKRKMDEADASSAVKVKRAVQKTSDLIVLGLPWKTTEQDLKEYFSTFGEVLMVQVKKDIKTGHSKGFGFVRFTDYETQVKVMSQRHMIDGRWCDCKLPNSKQSPDEPLRSRKVFVGRCTDDMTADELRQFFSQYGEVVDVFIPKPFRAFAFVTFADDQVAQSLCGEDLIIKGISVHISNAEPKHNSSRQLERECNVGVGFFSF is encoded by the exons ATGTCAGAATATATTCGGGTTACTGAAGATGAAAATGAGGAGCCCATTGAGATTCCTTCAGAGGATGATGGGACTGTCTTGCTCTCCACAGTTACTGCTCAGTTTCCAGGAGCATGTGGTCTGCGTTACAGGAACCCCGTGTCTCAGTGTATGAGAGGGGTCCGATTAGTGGAAGGAATTCTGCATGCACCAGATAATGGCTGGGGAAATCTGGTGTATGTTGTTAACTATCCCAAAG ACAACAAGAGGAAAATGGATGAGGCAGATGCCTCATCAGCTGTTAAGGTGAAAAGAGCAGTACAGAAAACATCAGATTTGATAGTTCTGGGTCTTCCGTGGAAAACAACTGAACAAGACCTGAAGGAATACTTCAGCACATTTGGAGAAGTTCTTATGGTGCAG GTTAAGAAGGACATCAAAACTGGCCACTCAAAAGGGTTTGGTTTTGTAAGATTCACTGACTATGAAACCCAGGTAAAAGTCATGTCTCAGCGCCACATGATAGATGGAAGATGGTGCGACTGCAAACTTCCAAATTCTAAG CAAAGTCCAGATGAACCTTTGCGTAGCAGGAAGGTGTTTGTTGGGCGTTGCACCGACGACATGACTGCAGATGAGCTCCGTCAGTTTTTTTCCCAGTATGGAGAAGTGGTTGATGTCTTCATCCCCAAACCCTTCAGAGCTTTTGCCTTTGTTACGTTTGCTGATGATCAG GTTGCCCAGTCCCTTTGTGGCGAGGACTTGATCATAAAAGGAATCAGCGTCCATATATCCAATGCTGAACCTAAGCATAATAGCAGTAGACAACTAGAAAGAG AATGCAATGTTGGTGTcggctttttttccttttaa
- the TARDBP gene encoding TAR DNA-binding protein 43 isoform X5, whose amino-acid sequence MSEYIRVTEDENEEPIEIPSEDDGTVLLSTVTAQFPGACGLRYRNPVSQCMRGVRLVEGILHAPDNGWGNLVYVVNYPKDNKRKMDEADASSAVKVKRAVQKTSDLIVLGLPWKTTEQDLKEYFSTFGEVLMVQVKKDIKTGHSKGFGFVRFTDYETQVKVMSQRHMIDGRWCDCKLPNSKQSPDEPLRSRKVFVGRCTDDMTADELRQFFSQYGEVVDVFIPKPFRAFAFVTFADDQVAQSLCGEDLIIKGISVHISNAEPKHNSSRQLERGGRFGVRYEDLI is encoded by the exons ATGTCAGAATATATTCGGGTTACTGAAGATGAAAATGAGGAGCCCATTGAGATTCCTTCAGAGGATGATGGGACTGTCTTGCTCTCCACAGTTACTGCTCAGTTTCCAGGAGCATGTGGTCTGCGTTACAGGAACCCCGTGTCTCAGTGTATGAGAGGGGTCCGATTAGTGGAAGGAATTCTGCATGCACCAGATAATGGCTGGGGAAATCTGGTGTATGTTGTTAACTATCCCAAAG ACAACAAGAGGAAAATGGATGAGGCAGATGCCTCATCAGCTGTTAAGGTGAAAAGAGCAGTACAGAAAACATCAGATTTGATAGTTCTGGGTCTTCCGTGGAAAACAACTGAACAAGACCTGAAGGAATACTTCAGCACATTTGGAGAAGTTCTTATGGTGCAG GTTAAGAAGGACATCAAAACTGGCCACTCAAAAGGGTTTGGTTTTGTAAGATTCACTGACTATGAAACCCAGGTAAAAGTCATGTCTCAGCGCCACATGATAGATGGAAGATGGTGCGACTGCAAACTTCCAAATTCTAAG CAAAGTCCAGATGAACCTTTGCGTAGCAGGAAGGTGTTTGTTGGGCGTTGCACCGACGACATGACTGCAGATGAGCTCCGTCAGTTTTTTTCCCAGTATGGAGAAGTGGTTGATGTCTTCATCCCCAAACCCTTCAGAGCTTTTGCCTTTGTTACGTTTGCTGATGATCAG GTTGCCCAGTCCCTTTGTGGCGAGGACTTGATCATAAAAGGAATCAGCGTCCATATATCCAATGCTGAACCTAAGCATAATAGCAGTAGACAACTAGAAAGAGGTGGAAGATTTGGTG TACGGTATGAAGACCTCATTTAA
- the MASP2 gene encoding mannan-binding lectin serine protease 2 isoform X2: MRLCLFLFAFSHGVLSDLVHLEKMYGRIASPDFPNIYPNGKERTWNITVPPGYGIRLYFTHFNLELSYQCEYDYVKLRSGGTVLATLCGHQSTDTEEAPEDKTYHSVNNNLAVTFRSDYSNEKEFTGFEAFYAAEDIDECEQLPDSEPLCDHHCHNYLGGFYCSCKIGYRLHKDKRTCTA; the protein is encoded by the exons ATGAG ACTTTGCCTCTTCCTCTTCGCCTTTTCCCATGGGGTGCTCAGTGACCTCGTCCATCTGGAGAAAATGTATGGAAGGATTGCATCCCCCGACTTCCCGAACATATACCCCAATGGCAAGGAGAGGACGTGGAACATTACTGTGCCCCCTGGCTATGGTATCCGCCTCTACTTTACCCACTTCAATCTAGAGCTTTCCTACCAGTGTGAATATGACTATGTGAAG TTGCGTTCAGGAGGAACAGTCTTGGCCACCCTGTGCGGACATCAGAGCACAGACACCGAGGAAGCCCCAGAGGACAAGACGTACCACTCCGTCAACAACAACCTAGCTGTGACTTTCCGATCAGACTATTCCAATGAGAAAGAATTCACTGGCTTTGAGGCCTTTTATGCTGCTGAAG aCATTGATGAGTGTGAACAGCTCCCTGACAGCGAGCCACTTTGCGATCATCATTGCCACAATTACCTGGGCGGCTTCTACTGCAGCTGTAAAATCGGCTACCGTCTACACAAAGACAAAAGGACCTGTACAG catga
- the TARDBP gene encoding TAR DNA-binding protein 43 isoform X4, producing the protein MSEYIRVTEDENEEPIEIPSEDDGTVLLSTVTAQFPGACGLRYRNPVSQCMRGVRLVEGILHAPDNGWGNLVYVVNYPKDNKRKMDEADASSAVKVKRAVQKTSDLIVLGLPWKTTEQDLKEYFSTFGEVLMVQVKKDIKTGHSKGFGFVRFTDYETQVKVMSQRHMIDGRWCDCKLPNSKQSPDEPLRSRKVFVGRCTDDMTADELRQFFSQYGEVVDVFIPKPFRAFAFVTFADDQVAQSLCGEDLIIKGISVHISNAEPKHNSSRQLERGGRFGALAIIPATAAE; encoded by the exons ATGTCAGAATATATTCGGGTTACTGAAGATGAAAATGAGGAGCCCATTGAGATTCCTTCAGAGGATGATGGGACTGTCTTGCTCTCCACAGTTACTGCTCAGTTTCCAGGAGCATGTGGTCTGCGTTACAGGAACCCCGTGTCTCAGTGTATGAGAGGGGTCCGATTAGTGGAAGGAATTCTGCATGCACCAGATAATGGCTGGGGAAATCTGGTGTATGTTGTTAACTATCCCAAAG ACAACAAGAGGAAAATGGATGAGGCAGATGCCTCATCAGCTGTTAAGGTGAAAAGAGCAGTACAGAAAACATCAGATTTGATAGTTCTGGGTCTTCCGTGGAAAACAACTGAACAAGACCTGAAGGAATACTTCAGCACATTTGGAGAAGTTCTTATGGTGCAG GTTAAGAAGGACATCAAAACTGGCCACTCAAAAGGGTTTGGTTTTGTAAGATTCACTGACTATGAAACCCAGGTAAAAGTCATGTCTCAGCGCCACATGATAGATGGAAGATGGTGCGACTGCAAACTTCCAAATTCTAAG CAAAGTCCAGATGAACCTTTGCGTAGCAGGAAGGTGTTTGTTGGGCGTTGCACCGACGACATGACTGCAGATGAGCTCCGTCAGTTTTTTTCCCAGTATGGAGAAGTGGTTGATGTCTTCATCCCCAAACCCTTCAGAGCTTTTGCCTTTGTTACGTTTGCTGATGATCAG GTTGCCCAGTCCCTTTGTGGCGAGGACTTGATCATAAAAGGAATCAGCGTCCATATATCCAATGCTGAACCTAAGCATAATAGCAGTAGACAACTAGAAAGAGGTGGAAGATTTGGTG CACTTGCAATAATACCAGCTACTGCTGCTGAGTAA
- the TARDBP gene encoding TAR DNA-binding protein 43 isoform X8, which translates to MSEYIRVTEDENEEPIEIPSEDDGTVLLSTVTAQFPGACGLRYRNPVSQCMRGVRLVEGILHAPDNGWGNLVYVVNYPKDNKRKMDEADASSAVKVKRAVQKTSDLIVLGLPWKTTEQDLKEYFSTFGEVLMVQVKKDIKTGHSKGFGFVRFTDYETQVKVMSQRHMIDGRWCDCKLPNSKQSPDEPLRSRKVFVGRCTDDMTADELRQFFSQYGEVVDVFIPKPFRAFAFVTFADDQVAQSLCGEDLIIKGISVHISNAEPKHNSSRQLERGGRFGGNPGGFGNQGGFPNRGGGGGGGGLGNNQGSNMGGGMNFGAFSINPAMMAAAQAALQSSWGMMGMLASQQNQSGPSGNNQPQGNMQREQSQGFSSGSNSYGGSNSGAAIGWGSSNTGSSSGFNGGFGSSMESKSSGWGM; encoded by the exons ATGTCAGAATATATTCGGGTTACTGAAGATGAAAATGAGGAGCCCATTGAGATTCCTTCAGAGGATGATGGGACTGTCTTGCTCTCCACAGTTACTGCTCAGTTTCCAGGAGCATGTGGTCTGCGTTACAGGAACCCCGTGTCTCAGTGTATGAGAGGGGTCCGATTAGTGGAAGGAATTCTGCATGCACCAGATAATGGCTGGGGAAATCTGGTGTATGTTGTTAACTATCCCAAAG ACAACAAGAGGAAAATGGATGAGGCAGATGCCTCATCAGCTGTTAAGGTGAAAAGAGCAGTACAGAAAACATCAGATTTGATAGTTCTGGGTCTTCCGTGGAAAACAACTGAACAAGACCTGAAGGAATACTTCAGCACATTTGGAGAAGTTCTTATGGTGCAG GTTAAGAAGGACATCAAAACTGGCCACTCAAAAGGGTTTGGTTTTGTAAGATTCACTGACTATGAAACCCAGGTAAAAGTCATGTCTCAGCGCCACATGATAGATGGAAGATGGTGCGACTGCAAACTTCCAAATTCTAAG CAAAGTCCAGATGAACCTTTGCGTAGCAGGAAGGTGTTTGTTGGGCGTTGCACCGACGACATGACTGCAGATGAGCTCCGTCAGTTTTTTTCCCAGTATGGAGAAGTGGTTGATGTCTTCATCCCCAAACCCTTCAGAGCTTTTGCCTTTGTTACGTTTGCTGATGATCAG GTTGCCCAGTCCCTTTGTGGCGAGGACTTGATCATAAAAGGAATCAGCGTCCATATATCCAATGCTGAACCTAAGCATAATAGCAGTAGACAACTAGAAAGAGGTGGAAGATTTGGTGGTAATCCAGGAGGCTTTGGGAATCAGGGTGGATTTCCTAACCgggggggaggtggtggaggtggagggtTGGGAAACAACCAGGGCAGTAACATGGGTGGTGGGATGAACTTTGGAGCCTTTAGTATCAACCCAGCCATGATGGCAGCAGCTCAGGCTGCGCTCCAAAGCAGTTGGGGGATGATGGGCATGCTAGCTAGCCAGCAAAACCAGTCTGGGCCATCGGGGAACAACCAGCCACAAGGCAACATGCAGAGGGAGCAGAGCCAGGGCTTCAGTTCAGGGAGTAATTCTTACGGAGGCTCTAACTCGGGTGCAGCAATAGGGTGGGGCTCATCAAATACAGGCTCTAGCAGTGGTTTTAATGGAGGTTTTGGCTCAAGCATGGAATCCAAATCATCTGGCTGGGGAATGTAG
- the TARDBP gene encoding TAR DNA-binding protein 43 isoform X3 has product MSEYIRVTEDENEEPIEIPSEDDGTVLLSTVTAQFPGACGLRYRNPVSQCMRGVRLVEGILHAPDNGWGNLVYVVNYPKDNKRKMDEADASSAVKVKRAVQKTSDLIVLGLPWKTTEQDLKEYFSTFGEVLMVQVKKDIKTGHSKGFGFVRFTDYETQVKVMSQRHMIDGRWCDCKLPNSKQSPDEPLRSRKVFVGRCTDDMTADELRQFFSQYGEVVDVFIPKPFRAFAFVTFADDQVAQSLCGEDLIIKGISVHISNAEPKHNSSRQLERGGRFGECNVGVGFFSF; this is encoded by the exons ATGTCAGAATATATTCGGGTTACTGAAGATGAAAATGAGGAGCCCATTGAGATTCCTTCAGAGGATGATGGGACTGTCTTGCTCTCCACAGTTACTGCTCAGTTTCCAGGAGCATGTGGTCTGCGTTACAGGAACCCCGTGTCTCAGTGTATGAGAGGGGTCCGATTAGTGGAAGGAATTCTGCATGCACCAGATAATGGCTGGGGAAATCTGGTGTATGTTGTTAACTATCCCAAAG ACAACAAGAGGAAAATGGATGAGGCAGATGCCTCATCAGCTGTTAAGGTGAAAAGAGCAGTACAGAAAACATCAGATTTGATAGTTCTGGGTCTTCCGTGGAAAACAACTGAACAAGACCTGAAGGAATACTTCAGCACATTTGGAGAAGTTCTTATGGTGCAG GTTAAGAAGGACATCAAAACTGGCCACTCAAAAGGGTTTGGTTTTGTAAGATTCACTGACTATGAAACCCAGGTAAAAGTCATGTCTCAGCGCCACATGATAGATGGAAGATGGTGCGACTGCAAACTTCCAAATTCTAAG CAAAGTCCAGATGAACCTTTGCGTAGCAGGAAGGTGTTTGTTGGGCGTTGCACCGACGACATGACTGCAGATGAGCTCCGTCAGTTTTTTTCCCAGTATGGAGAAGTGGTTGATGTCTTCATCCCCAAACCCTTCAGAGCTTTTGCCTTTGTTACGTTTGCTGATGATCAG GTTGCCCAGTCCCTTTGTGGCGAGGACTTGATCATAAAAGGAATCAGCGTCCATATATCCAATGCTGAACCTAAGCATAATAGCAGTAGACAACTAGAAAGAGGTGGAAGATTTGGTG AATGCAATGTTGGTGTcggctttttttccttttaa